Proteins from a genomic interval of Nitrospirota bacterium:
- a CDS encoding IS3 family transposase, producing IFEYIEMFYNRIRRHSALGYKSPVSFELEDIAA from the coding sequence GTATATTCGAATATATTGAAATGTTCTATAATCGAATTAGAAGGCATTCAGCTCTGGGATATAAATCTCCGGTATCATTTGAACTGGAGGATATAGCAGCCTAA